One window of Rhodothermales bacterium genomic DNA carries:
- the purL gene encoding phosphoribosylformylglycinamidine synthase subunit PurL encodes MSDAATLHEPDVTIELAREHGLTDEEYQWVLDALGRTPTFVELGIYSVMWSEHCSYKNSIALLKTLPREGEQLLVEAGEENAGLVDIGDGLAVAFKIESHNHPSAVEPYQGAATGVGGIQRDIFTMGARPIASLNSLRFGSLDNPRVRYLFDGVVRGIGDYGNSFGVPTVGGEVYFDPSYEGNPLVNAMSVGVVKVGETASAIATGVGNPVYIVGSATGRDGIHGATFASEEISEASEAKRPSVQVGDPFTEKLLLEATLEALATGAVVGIQDMGAAGITCSSCEMSAKGEAGMVLHLERVPARESGMTPYELMLSESQERMLLVVEKGREAEVERVFEKWDLHVENIGEVTDDGRVKVHWHGDLVADVPAEHLVLGGGAPVYHRETRRPAYLDAAHAFDPNSVPDVSADDAGDVLQQLLASPNIASKRWVFEQYDTTVRTNTVVGPGPSDAAVVRIKDTNKGLAVKTDCNGRYVYLNPRKGGQIAVAEAARNVVCAGGKPLAITNCLNFGNPYKPEVYWQFTEAVGGMGDACRAFGTPVTGGNVSFYNENPESAVFPTPTIGMLGLVEDVERDATTIPFRDEGDVVFLLSPDGWQFKDEIGGTEYLAAVRGRTTGDAPHLDLAEEAAVQGAMLDLIRSGLVKSAHDVSDGGLAVCLAECTLDGLGAEISLDASGLRLDAALFGEAQSRIVFTTAYDDGEMVQDTIVGTGAQALPIGRVGGDRLRIEVGGTVVVDETANVLAERHEATIPAAMSR; translated from the coding sequence ATGTCCGACGCCGCTACCCTCCACGAACCCGACGTCACGATCGAACTCGCCCGCGAGCACGGGCTCACCGACGAGGAGTACCAGTGGGTGCTCGACGCGCTCGGGCGCACGCCCACCTTCGTCGAGCTTGGGATCTACTCGGTGATGTGGAGCGAGCACTGCTCGTACAAGAACTCCATCGCCCTGCTGAAGACGCTACCGCGCGAGGGCGAGCAGCTCCTCGTCGAAGCGGGCGAAGAGAACGCCGGCCTCGTCGACATCGGCGACGGGCTCGCCGTCGCGTTCAAGATCGAGAGCCACAACCACCCCTCCGCCGTCGAGCCGTACCAGGGTGCGGCGACGGGCGTCGGCGGGATCCAGCGGGACATCTTCACGATGGGTGCCCGCCCAATCGCGAGCCTCAACTCTCTCCGCTTCGGCTCGCTCGACAACCCCCGCGTGCGCTACCTCTTCGACGGCGTCGTGCGCGGCATCGGCGACTACGGCAACTCGTTCGGCGTCCCGACCGTCGGCGGCGAGGTCTACTTCGACCCGTCGTACGAGGGCAACCCGCTCGTCAACGCGATGAGTGTCGGCGTCGTGAAAGTCGGCGAGACGGCGAGCGCCATCGCGACGGGCGTCGGCAATCCCGTCTACATCGTCGGGAGCGCGACGGGCCGCGACGGCATCCACGGCGCGACGTTCGCATCAGAAGAGATCTCCGAAGCCAGCGAGGCCAAGCGGCCGAGCGTGCAGGTCGGCGACCCGTTCACGGAGAAGCTCCTGCTCGAAGCGACGCTCGAAGCGCTCGCCACGGGCGCGGTCGTCGGGATTCAGGACATGGGCGCGGCGGGGATCACGTGCTCGTCGTGCGAGATGAGCGCGAAGGGCGAGGCGGGCATGGTGCTCCACCTCGAGCGCGTGCCGGCGCGCGAGTCGGGCATGACGCCGTACGAGCTGATGCTCTCCGAGAGCCAGGAGCGGATGCTGCTCGTCGTCGAGAAAGGACGCGAGGCGGAGGTCGAGCGCGTGTTCGAGAAGTGGGACCTCCACGTGGAGAACATCGGCGAGGTCACCGATGACGGCCGGGTGAAGGTCCACTGGCACGGCGACCTCGTCGCCGACGTGCCCGCCGAGCACCTCGTCCTCGGCGGCGGCGCGCCGGTCTACCACCGCGAGACGCGGCGGCCGGCCTACCTCGACGCCGCCCACGCCTTCGACCCGAACTCCGTGCCCGACGTGAGCGCCGACGATGCGGGCGACGTGTTGCAGCAGCTCCTCGCCTCGCCGAACATCGCGTCGAAACGGTGGGTGTTCGAGCAGTACGACACGACGGTCCGCACGAACACCGTCGTCGGCCCCGGCCCGAGCGACGCCGCCGTCGTACGCATCAAAGACACGAACAAGGGCCTCGCCGTCAAGACCGACTGCAACGGGCGCTACGTCTACCTCAACCCGCGCAAAGGCGGGCAGATCGCCGTGGCCGAGGCGGCGCGGAACGTCGTCTGCGCCGGCGGCAAGCCGCTCGCGATCACCAACTGCCTCAACTTCGGCAACCCGTACAAGCCCGAAGTCTACTGGCAGTTCACCGAAGCCGTCGGCGGGATGGGCGACGCCTGCCGCGCGTTCGGCACGCCCGTCACCGGCGGCAACGTCAGCTTCTACAACGAGAACCCCGAGAGCGCCGTCTTCCCCACGCCGACGATCGGGATGCTCGGGCTCGTCGAGGACGTGGAGCGCGACGCGACGACGATCCCGTTCCGCGACGAGGGCGACGTCGTCTTCCTCCTCTCGCCCGACGGCTGGCAGTTCAAAGATGAGATCGGCGGGACCGAGTACCTCGCCGCCGTGCGCGGCCGGACGACCGGCGACGCGCCCCACCTCGACCTCGCGGAAGAAGCCGCCGTGCAAGGAGCGATGCTGGACCTGATCCGCAGCGGCCTCGTCAAGAGCGCACACGACGTCTCCGACGGCGGCCTCGCCGTCTGCCTCGCCGAATGCACGCTCGACGGCCTCGGCGCGGAGATCTCGCTCGACGCCTCCGGGCTCCGGCTCGACGCCGCGCTCTTCGGCGAAGCGCAGAGCCGGATCGTCTTCACCACGGCGTACGACGACGGCGAGATGGTGCAGGACACGATCGTCGGGACGGGTGCACAGGCCCTCCCCATCGGCCGCGTCGGCGGCGACCGGCTGCGGATCGAAGTCGGCGGCACCGTCGTCGTGGACGAGACGGCGAACGTTCTCGCCGAGCGGCACGAAGCAACGATTCCGGCTGCGATGAGCCGATAG
- a CDS encoding T9SS type A sorting domain-containing protein: MKHRYVFVPLLFALLLPVAQAQTTFQVAVVSNTNHPNPSARFEVYALDGVQGQELTLTRGQTYVFQMNSVSAIHPFYLSTSASGGGAGEFTDGVTNSGATGNEQLVFTVPMTAPGLLYYQCAIHQQMGWRMNIVNATANEEDTQPAALALDAAFPNPFADATTLTLTLASPQDVAIEVFSTNGRRVATLHRGILPSGRAHPFTLDAAGLADGTYVVRATAGERTVERRVTLVR, from the coding sequence ATGAAACACCGCTACGTCTTCGTCCCGCTCCTCTTCGCCCTGTTGCTGCCGGTCGCGCAGGCCCAGACGACCTTCCAGGTCGCCGTGGTTTCGAACACCAACCACCCCAACCCCAGCGCCCGCTTCGAGGTGTACGCCCTCGACGGCGTGCAAGGGCAAGAGCTGACGCTGACGCGCGGGCAGACCTACGTCTTCCAGATGAACAGCGTCTCCGCCATCCACCCGTTCTACCTCTCGACGAGCGCGAGCGGCGGCGGCGCGGGCGAGTTCACCGACGGCGTGACGAACAGCGGCGCTACGGGCAACGAGCAGCTCGTCTTCACCGTCCCGATGACGGCGCCGGGCCTGCTCTACTACCAGTGCGCCATCCACCAACAGATGGGGTGGCGGATGAACATCGTGAACGCGACCGCCAACGAAGAGGACACGCAGCCGGCGGCGCTCGCGCTCGACGCCGCGTTCCCCAACCCCTTCGCCGACGCGACCACGCTGACGCTCACGCTCGCGAGCCCGCAGGACGTAGCCATTGAGGTGTTCAGCACGAACGGCCGCCGCGTGGCGACGCTGCATCGCGGAATCCTGCCGAGCGGCCGCGCGCACCCGTTCACGCTCGACGCCGCCGGCCTCGCCGACGGGACGTACGTGGTCCGCGCGACGGCGGGCGAGCGCACCGTCGAGCGCCGCGTGACGCTCGTGCGCTGA
- a CDS encoding T9SS type A sorting domain-containing protein — protein MRLSTAPLLALLSLLMLAPRASAQAPTVTVTNDVAANTTWTADNVYLLDGLIYVRPNVTLTIQPGTIIKGRAVPSPATGDLASGLVVMVDADLIADGRSDAPIIMTAEADNVSIATDLDEFDRALWGGLILLGRATTNATPGVTNIEGIPPSDDTRFGCDGSPGFVCDDEDSSGILRYVSVRHGGFGFETDSEINGITFGAVGRGTTVEYVEVFANSDDNFEFFGGTVSAKYLVGAFSGDDTFDTDRGFRGRFQFGLSLNTPGADAGRCFENDGGVSSLGGEDATPFSIPIYSNITCIGAGEDADITQLGEEGNSAALQLRDNTGGKIYNSILVDFPQSALDLEALSSGEDTENRFGQNTEADDLTIRNNYFFGFGDGTTFAAIVNDDSDNTPARQSEIETLIGASNLFSDPQLVNLSGRARGSDLDPRPTASSPVVNAASFGFDALDDDGADDFFTAVDYLGAFAPGEATWLAGWSVLATNGYLSGPAVPNESNAAPTGFGLASVYPNPLAESATVTFELGRAETATLAVYDMLGREVAVLAAGPQAAGTTTVRFDAASLPTGVYFVRLTTDTATATQKVAVVR, from the coding sequence ATGCGACTCTCTACCGCCCCCCTCCTCGCGCTGCTGAGCCTCCTCATGCTCGCCCCGCGCGCCTCCGCGCAAGCGCCCACCGTCACCGTCACGAACGACGTCGCGGCCAACACGACTTGGACCGCCGACAACGTCTACCTCCTCGACGGCCTCATCTACGTCCGCCCGAACGTCACGCTCACGATCCAGCCCGGCACCATCATCAAAGGCCGGGCCGTGCCCTCCCCCGCGACGGGTGACCTCGCCTCGGGCCTCGTCGTGATGGTCGACGCCGACCTCATCGCCGACGGCCGGTCTGACGCCCCGATCATCATGACGGCCGAGGCCGACAACGTCTCCATCGCCACGGACCTCGACGAGTTCGACCGCGCGCTCTGGGGCGGCCTCATCCTCCTCGGCCGCGCCACGACGAACGCCACGCCGGGCGTCACCAACATCGAAGGCATCCCGCCCTCCGACGACACCCGCTTCGGCTGCGACGGCTCGCCCGGCTTCGTCTGCGACGACGAGGACAGCTCGGGCATCCTCCGCTACGTCTCCGTCCGCCACGGCGGCTTCGGGTTCGAGACCGACAGCGAGATCAACGGCATCACCTTCGGCGCCGTCGGCCGTGGGACGACGGTCGAGTACGTCGAGGTCTTCGCCAACTCCGACGACAATTTCGAGTTCTTCGGCGGGACCGTGAGCGCGAAGTACCTCGTCGGCGCCTTCTCGGGCGACGACACGTTCGACACCGACCGCGGCTTCCGGGGCCGCTTCCAGTTCGGCCTCTCGCTCAACACCCCCGGCGCCGACGCCGGCCGCTGCTTCGAGAACGACGGCGGCGTCTCCAGCCTCGGCGGCGAGGATGCGACGCCGTTCTCGATCCCGATCTACTCCAACATCACCTGCATCGGGGCCGGCGAGGACGCCGACATCACGCAGCTCGGCGAGGAGGGCAACTCCGCCGCGCTCCAGCTCCGCGACAACACCGGCGGCAAGATCTACAACTCGATCCTCGTCGACTTCCCCCAGTCCGCGCTCGACCTCGAGGCCCTCTCCAGCGGCGAGGACACGGAGAACCGGTTCGGCCAGAACACCGAGGCCGACGACCTCACGATCCGGAACAACTACTTCTTCGGCTTCGGCGACGGCACCACGTTCGCCGCGATCGTCAACGACGACAGCGACAACACGCCCGCGCGCCAGTCGGAAATCGAGACCCTGATCGGGGCCTCGAACCTCTTCTCCGATCCGCAGCTCGTCAACCTCTCCGGCCGCGCCCGCGGCTCCGACCTCGACCCCCGCCCGACGGCGAGCAGCCCGGTCGTCAACGCCGCCAGCTTCGGCTTCGACGCGCTCGACGATGACGGCGCCGACGACTTCTTCACGGCGGTCGACTACCTCGGCGCCTTCGCGCCGGGCGAGGCCACGTGGCTGGCCGGCTGGTCCGTCCTCGCGACGAACGGGTACCTCAGCGGCCCGGCCGTCCCGAACGAGAGCAACGCTGCGCCGACGGGCTTCGGCCTGGCGTCGGTCTATCCGAACCCGCTCGCGGAGTCCGCCACGGTGACGTTCGAGCTCGGCCGCGCCGAGACGGCCACGCTCGCCGTCTACGACATGCTCGGCCGCGAAGTCGCCGTGCTCGCCGCCGGCCCGCAGGCAGCCGGCACCACGACGGTCCGCTTCGACGCCGCGTCGCTGCCGACGGGGGTCTACTTCGTCCGCCTCACCACCGACACGGCGACGGCAACGCAGAAGGTGGCGGTCGTCCGCTAA